In Cupriavidus taiwanensis, the following proteins share a genomic window:
- a CDS encoding DUF58 domain-containing protein translates to MRLPFRAIARAAPAAAHAPSSQALAGVSVDAAALARLEVAARDFHFLPRQPVHSVLAGRHASRVRGRGLTFEELRLYLPGDDIRSMDWRVTARTGKPHVRVYTEEKDRPVLLVVDQRINMFFGSRRAMKSVSAAEAAALAAWRVLAEGDRVGGVVLGDERIEAFAPRRSRDAVQQLLGGIARFNQALRADAPARRAAGQLNAALERAARMARHDCLVIVVSDFDGHDTRTRDLMLALATHNDVLTILVHDPFLGALPGSGQLVVSDGELQVELGFGHAATRRGIAEFADSRARALLDWHHAMGVPLLPLSAAEETAPQLRRLLGRPLQQAPVRQRAGAAR, encoded by the coding sequence ATGCGCCTGCCATTCCGCGCCATCGCCCGCGCCGCCCCGGCGGCGGCGCATGCGCCGTCTTCACAGGCGCTGGCCGGTGTCAGCGTGGATGCCGCGGCGCTGGCCCGGCTCGAGGTGGCCGCGCGCGACTTCCATTTCCTGCCGCGCCAGCCGGTGCACAGCGTGCTGGCCGGGCGCCATGCCTCGCGCGTGCGCGGGCGCGGGCTGACCTTCGAGGAATTGCGCCTCTACCTGCCCGGCGACGATATCCGCAGCATGGACTGGCGCGTGACCGCGCGCACCGGCAAGCCCCATGTGCGCGTCTACACCGAGGAAAAGGACCGGCCGGTGCTGCTGGTGGTGGACCAGCGCATCAACATGTTCTTCGGCAGCCGGCGCGCGATGAAATCGGTCAGCGCAGCCGAAGCAGCTGCGCTGGCCGCGTGGCGCGTGCTCGCCGAAGGCGACCGCGTCGGCGGCGTGGTGCTGGGCGACGAGCGCATCGAAGCGTTCGCGCCGCGCCGCAGCCGCGACGCGGTGCAGCAGCTGCTGGGCGGCATCGCTCGCTTCAACCAGGCCCTGCGCGCCGACGCGCCGGCCCGCCGCGCCGCCGGGCAGCTCAACGCGGCGCTGGAGCGCGCCGCGCGCATGGCGCGCCACGACTGCCTGGTGATCGTGGTCAGCGACTTCGACGGCCATGACACCCGCACCCGCGACCTGATGCTGGCGCTGGCGACGCACAACGATGTGCTGACCATCCTGGTCCACGACCCTTTCCTGGGCGCGCTGCCGGGCTCGGGACAGCTGGTGGTCAGCGACGGCGAGCTGCAGGTCGAGTTGGGCTTCGGCCACGCCGCCACGCGGCGCGGCATCGCCGAGTTTGCCGATTCCCGCGCCAGGGCACTGCTGGACTGGCACCATGCCATGGGCGTGCCGCTGCTGCCGCTGTCCGCCGCCGAGGAGACCGCGCCGCAATTGCGCCGGCTGCTGGGCCGGCCGCTGCAGCAGGCACCGGTGCGGCAGCGCGCGGGGGCGGCGCGATGA
- a CDS encoding DUF4381 domain-containing protein produces MSLTHSAAPATLATLADLAVPPPPSWMPQTIGWPIAGGVLLLALAWAGWRGWRRYRANRYRREALAELAALPQDPDPAHRAAALRAMAALLKRTALAAWPRAQVASLAGGGWAEFLRAHAGRAEDVAPQLAALVQDAEYRGDAALAQWPDAEVRAVAAACRRWIAEHHVPV; encoded by the coding sequence ATGAGCCTCACCCACAGCGCCGCCCCGGCCACCCTGGCCACGCTGGCCGACCTCGCCGTGCCGCCGCCGCCATCGTGGATGCCGCAGACCATCGGCTGGCCGATCGCCGGCGGCGTGCTGCTGCTGGCGCTGGCCTGGGCCGGGTGGCGCGGCTGGCGGCGCTACCGCGCCAACCGCTACCGGCGCGAGGCGCTGGCGGAACTGGCGGCGCTGCCGCAGGACCCGGACCCCGCACACCGCGCCGCGGCCTTGCGCGCGATGGCGGCGCTGCTCAAGCGCACTGCGCTGGCGGCGTGGCCGCGCGCGCAGGTGGCCAGCCTGGCCGGCGGCGGCTGGGCCGAATTCCTGCGGGCGCATGCGGGTCGGGCCGAGGATGTCGCGCCGCAGCTGGCGGCCCTGGTGCAAGACGCCGAGTACCGTGGCGACGCCGCGCTTGCGCAATGGCCCGACGCCGAGGTGCGCGCCGTGGCCGCGGCATGCCGGCGCTGGATTGCGGAACACCATGTACCAGTTTGA
- a CDS encoding VWA domain-containing protein, which yields MYQFEYPWLFALLPLPLLLWWWLPPYREESPSVRLPFFGEVASAAGLTPAAGAVVPRRNRLQWVLAPLAWVLVVTALARPQYLEAPVQKVQPARDLLLALDLSQSMDTRDFRDPSGALIPRVQAVRQVVGNFVARRPGDRIGLVVFGDAPYPLAPFTLDHQLVQALLADLLPGMAGPSTALGDAIGLGIKLFGHSEAPERVMIVLTDGNDTASRMPPERAGGIARERKVVVHTIGIGDPNAAGEEKVDLDVLQRLAAQTGGRYFFGADQASLESIYATLDRITPHDQKTLSWRPRRELFMWPLGAALALVLAYQLLMFGYSAWVARPRPARAGVVEATEATEAVDPLGAMADAAGSGR from the coding sequence ATGTACCAGTTTGAATATCCCTGGCTGTTCGCGCTGCTGCCGCTGCCCTTGCTGCTGTGGTGGTGGCTGCCGCCATACCGCGAGGAAAGCCCGTCGGTGCGGCTGCCGTTCTTTGGCGAGGTCGCCAGTGCCGCCGGGCTGACGCCGGCGGCCGGCGCCGTGGTGCCGCGCCGCAACCGGCTGCAATGGGTGCTGGCGCCGCTGGCGTGGGTGCTGGTGGTGACGGCGCTGGCGCGGCCGCAGTACCTCGAGGCGCCGGTGCAGAAGGTGCAGCCCGCGCGCGACCTGCTGCTGGCGCTGGACCTGTCGCAGTCGATGGACACGCGCGACTTCCGCGATCCGTCCGGCGCGCTGATCCCGCGCGTGCAGGCGGTGCGGCAGGTGGTCGGCAATTTCGTGGCGCGGCGTCCGGGCGACCGCATCGGCCTGGTCGTGTTCGGCGATGCGCCGTACCCGCTGGCGCCGTTTACGCTGGACCACCAGCTGGTGCAGGCGCTGCTGGCCGACCTGCTGCCCGGCATGGCCGGACCGAGCACGGCGCTGGGCGATGCCATCGGCCTCGGCATCAAGCTGTTCGGGCACAGCGAAGCGCCGGAGCGCGTGATGATCGTGCTGACCGACGGCAACGACACCGCCAGCCGGATGCCGCCCGAGCGCGCCGGCGGCATCGCGCGCGAACGCAAGGTGGTGGTGCATACCATCGGCATCGGCGACCCCAACGCCGCGGGCGAAGAGAAGGTCGATCTCGACGTGCTGCAGCGGCTGGCGGCGCAGACCGGCGGGCGCTATTTCTTCGGCGCCGACCAGGCCAGCCTGGAGAGCATCTACGCGACCCTCGACCGGATCACGCCGCATGACCAGAAGACGTTGTCCTGGCGGCCGCGGCGCGAGCTGTTCATGTGGCCGCTGGGCGCGGCGCTGGCGCTGGTGCTGGCGTACCAGCTGCTGATGTTCGGCTATTCGGCGTGGGTCGCGCGGCCCAGGCCGGCCCGAGCCGGCGTGGTGGAAGCGACGGAAGCGACGGAAGCGGTGGACCCGCTGGGCGCGATGGCGGATGCCGCCGGGAGCGGGCGCTGA
- a CDS encoding VWA domain-containing protein has product MPAWLEPLAHFHFLRPWWLLGLLPAALLVWAVRRRGDVRRRWRDTIAPHLLDALMLGERRRLALRPVHLTALLLALGAVALAGPSWRQERPPFLDDKAPLAIAVDLSPSMDAVDVTPTRLERAKLKVKALLARRDGGRTAIYAYAGSTHLVLPLTDDASLLQTFADALQTRIMPVPGRDMAQALRVIDADLKREPVPGTILFLTDGVDPAAAAAFRAQAGSGRSQPVVLALGTAQGGPLRDAGGGFVEQDGARVFARLDVKALERFGNDSGVPVATFTPDSDDDVAWVQRHVQSHLEQMQAGDRTRWKDEGWWLVPPLALLAMLWFRKGWTVRWSAGLLLALALALAAPPEAQAQSSAPATQASGVRPWRFVDLWLTHDQQGRRAFEQGDFARAATLFDDPMWRGIAQYRAGQYAQAVQSFARVDSAQADYNQGNALARQGQYRQAAARYRQALKRQPQWPEASANLALMEKLLAQQLPKEKPDPDDGEEPPDLPPDQVKYDAAKPSAPGGKSLQVVLTQDAEMWMRAIQTTPTDLLQRKFALQHGPAAPAQGAR; this is encoded by the coding sequence ATGCCGGCCTGGCTCGAGCCGCTCGCCCACTTCCATTTCCTGCGCCCGTGGTGGCTGCTGGGGCTGCTGCCGGCCGCGCTGCTGGTGTGGGCGGTGCGGCGCCGCGGCGACGTGCGGCGGCGCTGGCGCGACACCATCGCGCCGCACCTGCTCGACGCGCTGATGCTCGGCGAACGCCGGCGCCTGGCGCTGCGCCCGGTGCACCTGACCGCGCTGCTGCTGGCGCTGGGCGCGGTGGCGCTGGCGGGCCCGAGCTGGCGCCAGGAACGCCCGCCGTTCCTCGACGACAAGGCGCCGCTGGCGATCGCCGTGGACCTGTCGCCGAGCATGGACGCGGTCGACGTCACGCCCACGCGGCTGGAGCGCGCCAAGCTCAAGGTCAAGGCGCTGCTGGCGCGCCGCGACGGCGGCCGCACCGCCATCTACGCCTATGCCGGCTCGACCCACCTGGTGTTGCCGCTGACCGACGACGCCAGCCTGCTGCAGACCTTCGCCGATGCGCTGCAGACCCGCATCATGCCGGTGCCCGGACGCGACATGGCGCAGGCGCTGCGCGTGATCGACGCCGACCTGAAGCGTGAGCCGGTGCCGGGCACCATCCTGTTCCTGACCGACGGCGTCGACCCGGCCGCCGCGGCGGCGTTCCGCGCGCAGGCCGGCAGCGGCCGCAGCCAGCCGGTGGTGCTGGCGCTGGGCACCGCGCAGGGCGGGCCCTTGCGCGATGCCGGGGGCGGCTTTGTCGAGCAGGACGGCGCGCGGGTGTTTGCGCGGCTCGATGTGAAAGCGCTGGAGCGCTTCGGCAATGACAGCGGCGTGCCGGTGGCGACCTTCACGCCGGACAGCGACGACGACGTGGCCTGGGTGCAGCGCCACGTGCAGTCGCATCTCGAACAGATGCAGGCCGGCGACCGCACCCGCTGGAAGGATGAAGGCTGGTGGCTGGTGCCGCCGCTCGCGCTGCTGGCGATGCTATGGTTCCGCAAGGGCTGGACCGTGCGCTGGAGCGCGGGCCTGCTGTTGGCGCTGGCGCTGGCGCTTGCCGCGCCGCCCGAGGCGCAGGCGCAGTCATCCGCGCCAGCCACGCAAGCCAGTGGGGTACGCCCATGGCGCTTCGTCGACCTGTGGCTGACCCACGACCAACAAGGCCGGCGCGCCTTCGAGCAGGGCGACTTTGCGCGCGCCGCGACGCTGTTCGACGATCCGATGTGGCGTGGCATCGCCCAGTATCGCGCCGGCCAGTACGCGCAGGCGGTGCAGAGCTTCGCGCGGGTCGATTCGGCGCAGGCCGACTACAACCAGGGCAATGCCCTGGCGCGGCAGGGCCAGTACCGGCAGGCCGCCGCGCGCTACCGCCAGGCGCTGAAGCGCCAGCCGCAGTGGCCAGAGGCAAGCGCCAACCTGGCGCTGATGGAGAAGCTGCTGGCGCAGCAGCTGCCGAAGGAAAAGCCGGACCCCGACGACGGCGAAGAACCACCCGACCTGCCGCCGGACCAGGTCAAGTACGACGCCGCGAAGCCGTCGGCACCGGGCGGCAAGTCGCTGCAGGTGGTGCTGACGCAGGACGCCGAGATGTGGATGCGCGCGATCCAGACCACGCCGACCGACCTGCTGCAGCGCAAGTTCGCGCTGCAGCACGGACCGGCGGCGCCGGCGCAGGGCGCGCGATGA
- a CDS encoding BatD family protein, which yields MRRHAIPPRAWLRRAALLVLLLAAWLWPWLARAAAGPAGPIVRVDVGARQPVLAGQQVGIDVTILAPNYFLAAPEFPPLAVPGAVVTLPDARAVNSTETIDGVAYAGIRKTYAFTAEQEGEFRLPAATIRVTYAGDDGAPREGSVTLPLTTIRVGTGGTGTATAEATAGRRLLPVARLSVTQTLDHNPDHGVVRLHAGDALVRTVTTFAPQTQAMMIVPPHAASPRGVRMFRADARLSDQAQGEQAQAAPEPGGTRIDTLTYVFERPGTYTLPAVTVDWVDPATRRPASSEAPAVKVEVAAARNAGALAPGGPSAGALPGAGGLAWRTLLWGAVALLGAAVLALLWRRLRPRLARLRQRRAERRRARAGGAEARLTATLRACRAGDAAAASQALGDWTRAAHGTTPAAWAEAAGDAALAGAVTGLQRHLYGAVPVPSAWDGNPLAQALGRHARPAPPRRRHAAPALPPLNP from the coding sequence ATGAGGCGCCACGCCATCCCGCCTCGCGCGTGGCTGCGGCGCGCCGCGCTGCTGGTGCTGCTGCTGGCGGCGTGGCTGTGGCCCTGGCTGGCGCGGGCTGCTGCCGGACCGGCCGGGCCCATCGTGCGTGTCGACGTGGGCGCGCGCCAGCCGGTGCTGGCGGGCCAGCAGGTGGGCATCGACGTCACCATCCTCGCGCCCAACTATTTCCTGGCGGCACCCGAGTTCCCGCCGCTTGCGGTGCCGGGCGCGGTGGTCACCTTGCCCGATGCGCGCGCCGTGAATTCCACCGAGACCATCGACGGCGTGGCCTATGCGGGCATTCGCAAGACCTACGCCTTCACCGCCGAGCAGGAGGGCGAGTTCCGGCTGCCGGCCGCGACCATCCGCGTGACCTACGCCGGCGATGACGGCGCGCCGCGCGAGGGCAGCGTCACCTTGCCGCTCACCACGATCCGGGTCGGCACGGGCGGCACCGGCACCGCGACGGCGGAGGCCACAGCCGGCCGGCGCTTGCTGCCGGTGGCGCGGCTCAGCGTGACGCAGACGCTGGACCACAACCCCGACCACGGCGTGGTCCGGCTGCATGCGGGCGATGCGCTGGTGCGCACCGTCACCACCTTTGCGCCGCAGACGCAGGCGATGATGATCGTGCCGCCGCATGCCGCGTCGCCGCGCGGCGTGCGCATGTTCCGCGCGGACGCGCGGCTGTCCGACCAGGCCCAAGGCGAGCAGGCCCAGGCGGCGCCGGAGCCGGGCGGCACGCGCATCGATACGCTGACCTACGTGTTCGAGCGACCCGGCACCTATACGCTGCCCGCGGTCACAGTGGACTGGGTCGATCCCGCCACGCGCCGGCCGGCCAGTTCCGAAGCGCCGGCGGTGAAGGTCGAGGTGGCCGCCGCGCGCAACGCCGGGGCGCTGGCGCCGGGCGGGCCGTCGGCCGGCGCGCTGCCGGGCGCGGGCGGCCTGGCGTGGCGCACGCTGCTGTGGGGCGCGGTCGCGCTGCTCGGCGCCGCCGTGCTGGCGCTGCTGTGGCGGCGGCTGCGGCCGCGCCTGGCGCGCCTGCGGCAACGCCGCGCCGAGCGCCGCCGCGCCCGCGCCGGGGGCGCCGAGGCACGGCTGACGGCCACGCTGCGGGCCTGCCGCGCGGGCGATGCGGCCGCCGCCAGCCAGGCGCTGGGCGACTGGACCCGCGCAGCGCATGGCACCACGCCCGCGGCCTGGGCCGAAGCCGCCGGCGATGCCGCGCTAGCCGGCGCCGTCACCGGCCTGCAGCGCCATCTCTACGGGGCGGTGCCGGTCCCGTCCGCCTGGGACGGCAACCCGCTCGCGCAGGCGCTGGGCCGCCACGCCAGACCCGCCCCGCCGCGCCGGCGCCACGCCGCGCCGGCGCTGCCACCGCTCAATCCCTGA
- the aspT gene encoding aspartate-alanine antiporter, translated as MTCTVDFLAANPLLVLFITVGLGYFVGKARVGPIQLGGVCGTLIVALFMGQTGCQMHGELKDMAFALFIFAMGYSGGPQFFANLNRSSLRYMVLPVVEAVVVLAIALAAAAWLGFDPGTAAGLAAGAATESAVVGTAAEALKHLGLDAATVGRYEANIATAYTLTYLVGLISIVFFTSQIAPALLGIDLRQAAREVAERMEAASDDDVATQPALPRLIGRAYSVHQAAGMTVNQLQHQVGGRASVVKVLRGGAGIELGDDDAVQAGDILAMVGIRSNLLKAAALIGPEVLLPEAHTDAIQLVEKRVVVNKRRVNGKTLGELARLAGPRRLREVWVLEVRRSGLSLPITRSTPLQLGDVITIVGLEPSLSEAIAGIGVEAKASDVTDLVFLCVGILAGLLVGTLSLSLGGMHISLGSGGGALLSGLVFGWAQSRKPSLGTFPASAVQILKDLGLAVFVACVGLSAGPDAIALIREHGAVLPLIGLAVSLVPACLSLWIGHKLLRIEGPLLVGAIAGQHVSTPAISAILAASQSSVPLLGYTITYAIANVMLPVLGPIIISLAYRFT; from the coding sequence ATGACCTGTACCGTTGATTTCCTTGCCGCCAACCCGTTGCTGGTGCTGTTCATCACCGTCGGACTTGGATACTTCGTCGGCAAGGCGCGGGTCGGACCGATCCAGCTGGGGGGCGTGTGCGGCACGCTGATCGTCGCGCTGTTCATGGGGCAGACCGGCTGCCAGATGCATGGCGAACTGAAGGACATGGCCTTCGCGCTGTTCATCTTTGCCATGGGCTATTCCGGCGGGCCGCAGTTCTTTGCCAACCTGAACCGCTCGAGCCTGCGCTATATGGTGCTGCCGGTGGTGGAGGCGGTGGTGGTGCTGGCGATCGCGCTCGCCGCGGCGGCCTGGCTGGGCTTCGATCCGGGCACCGCCGCCGGGCTGGCCGCCGGCGCCGCGACCGAGTCGGCGGTGGTGGGCACCGCCGCCGAAGCGCTCAAGCACCTCGGCCTGGATGCCGCCACGGTGGGCCGCTACGAGGCCAATATCGCCACCGCGTATACGCTGACCTACCTGGTCGGGCTGATCAGCATCGTGTTCTTCACCAGCCAGATCGCGCCGGCGCTGCTGGGCATCGACCTGCGCCAGGCCGCGCGCGAGGTCGCGGAGCGCATGGAGGCCGCGTCCGACGACGACGTGGCCACCCAGCCGGCGCTGCCGCGGCTGATCGGGCGCGCCTACTCGGTGCACCAGGCCGCCGGCATGACTGTTAACCAGCTGCAGCACCAGGTCGGCGGCCGGGCCTCGGTGGTCAAGGTTCTGCGCGGCGGGGCCGGCATCGAGCTGGGCGATGACGACGCCGTGCAGGCCGGCGATATCCTCGCCATGGTCGGCATCCGCAGCAACCTGCTGAAGGCCGCCGCGCTGATCGGCCCGGAAGTGCTGCTGCCCGAGGCGCACACCGATGCCATCCAGCTGGTGGAGAAGCGGGTGGTGGTGAACAAGCGCCGCGTCAACGGCAAGACCCTCGGCGAGCTGGCGCGCCTGGCCGGCCCGCGGCGGTTGCGCGAGGTCTGGGTGCTGGAAGTGCGGCGCTCGGGCCTGTCGCTGCCGATCACGCGCTCGACGCCACTGCAGCTGGGCGACGTGATCACGATCGTCGGCCTGGAGCCTTCCCTGTCCGAGGCCATCGCCGGCATCGGGGTGGAGGCCAAGGCCTCCGACGTCACCGACCTGGTGTTCCTGTGCGTCGGCATCCTGGCCGGCCTGCTGGTGGGCACGCTGAGCCTGAGCCTGGGCGGCATGCACATCTCGCTGGGCAGCGGCGGCGGGGCGCTGCTGAGCGGGCTGGTGTTCGGCTGGGCCCAGTCGCGCAAGCCGTCGCTCGGCACCTTTCCGGCGTCAGCGGTGCAGATCCTGAAGGACCTGGGGCTGGCGGTGTTCGTCGCCTGCGTCGGGCTGTCGGCCGGGCCGGATGCGATCGCGCTGATCCGCGAGCACGGCGCGGTGCTGCCGCTGATCGGGCTGGCGGTGTCGCTGGTTCCCGCGTGCCTGTCGCTGTGGATCGGGCACAAGCTGCTCAGGATCGAAGGCCCGCTGCTGGTCGGCGCGATTGCCGGGCAGCATGTCAGCACCCCGGCGATCAGCGCGATCCTGGCCGCCAGCCAGAGTTCGGTGCCGCTGCTGGGCTACACCATCACCTATGCCATTGCCAACGTGATGCTGCCGGTATTGGGGCCGATCATCATTTCGCTGGCCTACCGCTTCACCTGA
- a CDS encoding class II glutamine amidotransferase — translation MCRWLAYSGRSVALETVLFQPEHSLIDQSLNSRLGHTTTNGDGFGVGWYGRHAEVPFRYRCLHPAWSDTNLRETARAVRAPMFVAHVRAATGTPTQETNCHPFRFGRWLFVHNGLIRDYPLVRRDLMMAVAPHLFRWIEGSTDSEVMFFLALTFGLERDPVGALEQMAGLIEDVGLRHDVQFPLNMTVCVTDGRQIVAVRYSSETNSRSLFHSTSFRQLRELYPDDPRIAAAGDDAFLVLSEPLIDVQGVWEEIPEGTILVARGGEIDRHRFVPRLPSQPALHVVQGNAAAG, via the coding sequence ATGTGCCGCTGGCTGGCGTACTCGGGCAGATCCGTTGCATTGGAAACGGTGCTGTTCCAGCCGGAACACTCGCTGATCGACCAGAGCCTGAATTCCCGGCTCGGCCATACCACCACCAACGGCGACGGCTTTGGCGTCGGCTGGTACGGGCGCCATGCCGAGGTGCCGTTCCGCTACCGCTGCCTGCATCCGGCGTGGAGCGACACCAACCTGCGCGAGACCGCCAGGGCGGTGCGCGCGCCGATGTTCGTGGCGCACGTGCGCGCCGCCACCGGCACGCCGACGCAGGAAACCAACTGCCATCCGTTCCGCTTTGGCCGCTGGCTGTTCGTCCACAACGGCCTGATCCGCGACTATCCGCTGGTGCGGCGCGACCTGATGATGGCGGTGGCGCCGCACCTGTTCCGCTGGATCGAGGGCTCGACCGATTCCGAGGTGATGTTCTTCCTGGCGCTGACCTTCGGCCTGGAGCGCGATCCGGTCGGCGCGCTGGAGCAGATGGCCGGCCTGATCGAGGATGTCGGCCTTCGCCACGACGTGCAATTCCCGCTCAACATGACGGTCTGCGTGACCGACGGCCGGCAGATCGTCGCGGTGCGCTATTCGAGCGAGACCAACTCGCGCTCGCTGTTCCACAGCACCTCGTTCCGGCAGTTGCGCGAGCTCTATCCGGACGACCCGCGCATCGCTGCCGCGGGCGACGATGCCTTCCTGGTCCTGTCGGAGCCGCTGATCGACGTGCAGGGCGTGTGGGAGGAGATTCCCGAGGGCACCATCCTGGTTGCGCGCGGCGGCGAGATCGACCGCCACCGCTTCGTGCCGCGCCTGCCGAGCCAGCCGGCATTGCACGTGGTTCAGGGCAACGCGGCCGCGGGCTGA
- a CDS encoding SAM-dependent methyltransferase: MPRPPLFALALLSAAALGYEILLMRLLSIILWHHFAYMMISVALLGYGAAGALVALAQPGLVRHFVPVFAGGALLFGISALACFELAQRVGFNPLEILWEPTQPLRLVAIYLLLFVPFLCAATSVCLAFARFPLQVPRLYSFDILGAGLGSLGIIAALFMLAPIDALRLVSMTGMAAAALACMECRWHRPWLPALLLAAAALPAAIPGSWMALRPSDYKELSQLLRIGDARVVAQHSSPLGLITVVESPAIPLRHAPGLSLNATAEPPPQLAVLTDGDGLSALNRYDGRREPLAYLGDLTSALPYHLLQAPPRVLVLGSGAGADVLQALYHGASAVDAVELNPQVIGLVQERFGAFSGKPYSAAGVQVHVGEARGFLAASRQRYDLIQVALLDSFSTSSAGLYALSESYLYTVEAFEAYLRHLRPGGLLAITRWVSLPPRDIPKLFATAVAAMARAGVPDPSRRLVLLRGWKTATLVVKHGDFQPAEIGALLDFGRTRSFDVEYHPGIRPGAANRYNVLDQPDFYAAAQALLGPDRERFLARYKFDVRPATDDRPYFFHFFKWRTLPELISLKAQGGLPLLDWGYPVLVATLLQATAAALLLIGVPLRVLRRRAPASSVPLVPVARTGFYFVAVGLGFMFVEIAFIQKFILFLSHPLYAVAVVLCAFLCFAGLGSRFAPRLPARAGPGRGRRQVALAIGGVCAVAMLYLVALPEVFPLLIAWPDPARVAVAVALIAPLAFLMGMPFPLGLSGLAARDDKLVPWAWGINACASVVAAVLATLLAIHAGFTVVVLVALLLYAAAALACP, translated from the coding sequence ATGCCACGCCCGCCGCTGTTTGCCCTGGCCCTGCTCTCGGCCGCCGCGCTGGGTTATGAAATCCTGCTGATGCGGCTGCTTTCGATCATCCTGTGGCATCACTTCGCCTACATGATGATCAGCGTGGCGCTGCTCGGCTACGGCGCCGCGGGGGCGCTGGTGGCACTGGCGCAGCCGGGGCTGGTGCGGCATTTCGTGCCGGTGTTTGCCGGCGGCGCGCTGCTGTTCGGCATCAGCGCCCTGGCCTGCTTCGAGCTGGCGCAGCGCGTCGGCTTCAACCCGCTGGAAATCCTGTGGGAACCGACGCAGCCGCTGCGCCTGGTGGCGATCTACCTGCTGCTGTTCGTGCCCTTCCTGTGCGCGGCGACCAGCGTGTGCCTGGCCTTTGCCCGCTTCCCGCTGCAGGTACCCCGGCTCTACAGCTTCGACATCCTCGGCGCCGGGCTGGGTAGCCTGGGCATCATCGCCGCGCTGTTCATGCTGGCCCCCATCGACGCCCTGCGCCTGGTCAGCATGACGGGCATGGCGGCCGCGGCGCTGGCCTGCATGGAATGCCGCTGGCATCGCCCGTGGCTGCCGGCGCTGCTGCTGGCGGCGGCAGCCTTACCCGCGGCCATCCCGGGCAGCTGGATGGCGTTGCGGCCGTCGGATTACAAGGAATTGAGCCAGCTGCTGCGCATCGGCGACGCGCGCGTGGTGGCGCAGCACTCCAGTCCGCTGGGGCTGATCACGGTAGTCGAGAGTCCGGCGATTCCGCTGCGCCATGCGCCCGGGCTCAGCCTGAATGCCACCGCGGAACCGCCGCCGCAGCTTGCCGTGTTGACCGACGGCGACGGCCTGAGCGCGCTCAACCGCTACGACGGCCGGCGCGAGCCGCTGGCCTACCTGGGCGACCTGACCTCTGCGCTGCCGTATCACCTGCTGCAGGCGCCGCCACGCGTGCTGGTGCTGGGCAGCGGTGCCGGCGCCGACGTGCTGCAGGCGCTCTACCACGGCGCCAGCGCGGTCGATGCGGTCGAGCTGAACCCGCAGGTGATCGGGCTGGTGCAGGAGCGATTCGGCGCGTTCTCGGGCAAGCCGTACAGCGCGGCGGGCGTGCAGGTGCATGTCGGCGAGGCGCGCGGCTTCCTGGCCGCCAGCCGGCAGCGCTACGACCTGATCCAGGTGGCGCTGCTGGATTCCTTCAGCACCTCGTCGGCGGGCCTGTATGCGCTCTCCGAAAGCTACCTCTATACCGTGGAAGCGTTCGAGGCCTACCTGCGCCACCTGCGGCCCGGCGGCCTGCTGGCGATCACGCGCTGGGTCTCGCTGCCGCCGCGCGATATCCCGAAACTGTTCGCCACCGCCGTGGCGGCGATGGCGCGCGCGGGCGTGCCCGATCCGTCGCGCCGGCTGGTGCTGCTGCGCGGCTGGAAGACGGCCACGCTGGTGGTCAAGCACGGCGACTTCCAGCCCGCGGAAATCGGCGCATTGCTCGACTTCGGCCGCACGCGCTCGTTCGACGTCGAATACCATCCCGGCATCCGGCCCGGCGCGGCCAACCGCTACAACGTGCTCGACCAGCCAGACTTCTACGCCGCCGCGCAGGCGCTGCTCGGCCCCGACCGCGAGCGCTTCCTGGCGCGCTACAAGTTCGACGTGCGGCCCGCCACCGACGACCGGCCCTACTTCTTCCACTTCTTCAAATGGCGCACGCTGCCGGAGCTGATCTCGCTGAAGGCGCAGGGCGGGCTGCCCTTGCTGGACTGGGGCTATCCGGTGCTGGTGGCGACGCTGCTGCAGGCCACGGCCGCGGCGTTGTTGCTGATCGGCGTGCCGCTGCGCGTGCTGCGGCGGCGCGCGCCAGCGTCATCGGTGCCGCTGGTGCCAGTAGCGCGCACTGGCTTCTACTTTGTCGCGGTCGGCCTTGGCTTCATGTTCGTCGAGATCGCCTTTATCCAGAAATTCATCCTGTTCCTGAGCCATCCGCTCTATGCCGTGGCGGTGGTGCTGTGCGCGTTCCTGTGCTTTGCCGGGCTGGGCAGCCGCTTTGCCCCGCGCCTGCCGGCGCGCGCCGGGCCCGGGCGCGGCCGGCGCCAGGTGGCGCTGGCAATCGGCGGCGTGTGTGCCGTGGCGATGCTCTACCTGGTGGCGCTGCCTGAGGTGTTCCCGCTGCTGATTGCCTGGCCGGATCCCGCCCGGGTCGCCGTTGCGGTGGCACTGATCGCGCCGCTGGCCTTCCTGATGGGGATGCCGTTCCCGCTCGGGCTGTCCGGCCTCGCCGCGCGCGACGACAAGCTGGTGCCGTGGGCCTGGGGCATCAACGCCTGCGCCTCGGTGGTGGCGGCGGTGCTGGCCACGCTGCTGGCGATCCACGCGGGCTTTACCGTGGTGGTGCTGGTGGCGCTGCTGCTGTATGCCGCCGCCGCGCTGGCGTGCCCCTGA